In Perca flavescens isolate YP-PL-M2 chromosome 7, PFLA_1.0, whole genome shotgun sequence, the following proteins share a genomic window:
- the LOC114558591 gene encoding voltage-dependent L-type calcium channel subunit alpha-1D-like, protein MKLSCCRTLRRWNRVCRRNCRTAVKSVTFYWLVLLLVFLNTSLSASEHYNQPDWLTEVQDIANKVLLSLFTVEMLLKMYSLGLAHYFVAFFNRFDCFVVCGGIMETILVELGIMPPLGISVLRCVRLLRIFKVTRHWTALSNLVASLLNSMKSIASLLLLLFLFLIIFALLGMQLFGGKFNFDETQTKRSTFDAFPQALLTCFQILTGEDWNMVMYDGIMAYGGPVFPGMIVCVYFVILFICGNYILLNVFLAIAVDNLAGGDGDDKNKQKKTEEVTVEEHTDTRRRGRRETKRSEGWKTEEVAFIKIGAQEEGKKRNKKRLIVRTVEVDMDEDTEYEEEEEPPEGEENEIPLKMTDLVPPKEKVLPIPEGSAFFCLSNTNPIRVACHTLIHHHIFCNLILVFIILSSCSLAAEDPIRAHSFRNNILGYADYAFTSIFTVEILFKMTVHGAFLHQGSFCRNWFNLLDLLVVSVSLVSFFLHSSAISVVKILRVLRVLRPLRAINRAKGLKTQ, encoded by the exons ATGAAGCTGAGCTGCTG CCGAACGCTGCGTCGCTGGAACCGAGTCTGTCGCAGAAACTGTCGGACGGCCGTCAAATCGGTGACGTTCTATTGGCTCGTTCTGCTGCTCGTCTTCCTCAACACCTCGCTCAGCGCCTCCGAGCACTACAACCAACCTGATTGGCTGACGGAAGTCCaag ACATCGCCAACAAGGTCCTGCTGTCTCTGTTCACGGTGGAGATGCTGCTGAAGATGTACAGTTTGGGTCTGGCTCATTACTTCGTGGCGTTCTTTAACCGCTTCGACTGCTTCGTGGTGTGCGGCGGCATCATGGAGACCATCCTGGTGGAGCTGGGCATCATGCCTCCGCTGGGCATCTCCGTGCTGCGCTGCGTCCGCCTGCTGAGGATCTTCAAGGTGACACG CCATTGGACGGCTCTGTCCAATCTGGTGGCGTCGCTGCTGAACTCCATGAAGTCCATCGCCtcgctgttgctgctgctcttcctcttcctcatcatcTTCGCTCTGCTCGGCATGCAGCTGTTCGGAGGGAAGTTCAACTTCGACGAGACGCAGACCAAGCGCAGCACCTTCGACGCCTTCCCGCAGGCGCTGCTCACCTGCTTCCAG ATCCTGACCGGTGAGGACTGGAACATGGTGATGTACGATGGCATCATGGCGTACGGCGGCCCCGTGTTCCCAGGGATGATCGTCTGCGTTTACTTCGTGATCCTCTTCATCTGTGGTAACT ACATCCTGCTGAACGTCTTCTTGGCCATCGCTGTGGACAACCTGGCGGGGGGAGACGGAGACGACAAGAACAAACA GAAGAAGACAGAGGAAGTGACGGTGGAGGAACACACGGAcacaagaagaagaggaagaagagaaacaaaaagaagtGAAG GATGGAAGACAGAGGAAGtggcttttataaaaataggagCACAAGAAGAAGGgaagaagagaaacaaaaagagaCTTATTGTCAGAACAGTAGAG gtgGACATGGATGAAGACACCGAGtacgaggaggaagaggagcccCCTGAAGGAGAAGAAA ATGAAATCCCGTTAAAGATGACGGACCTGGTTCCTCCTAAAGAGAAGGTTCTTCCAATCCCAGAAGGCAGTGCGTTCTTCTGCCTCAGCAACACAAACCC TATCCGTGTGGCCTGTCACACTCTGATCCACCACCACATCTTCTGCAACCTCATCCTCGTCTTCATCATCCTCAGCAGCTGCTCATTGGCTGCCGAAGACCCAATCAGAGCCCACTCCTTCAGGAACAAC atTCTGGGTTATGCGGACTACGCCTTCACCTCCATCTTCACTGTTGAGATTCTGTTTAAG ATGACGGTCCACGGAGCGTTCCTCCATCAGGGCTCGTTCTGCAGAAACTGGTTCAACTTGTTGGATCTGCTGGTCGTCAGCGTCTCACTGGTCTCCTTCTTCCTTCA